One stretch of Chryseobacterium indologenes DNA includes these proteins:
- a CDS encoding Crp/Fnr family transcriptional regulator, giving the protein MSPYYENILNHISQYISLSESEKETLYSSIKYKKLKRRQYLLQEGQICTYDYFVISGCLRQYEVSRNGRENTVQFAFENWWISDWHSMIHSQPSVYNIEAMENSEVFMVEKDELEKLYAAIPQLESYFRKILLNAFISLQKRILFQQKTAEERYLEFIKSYGWFEQRLSQQHIASFLGITRETLNRLKGQQHKDH; this is encoded by the coding sequence ATGTCACCGTATTACGAAAACATATTAAATCATATCAGCCAATACATCTCTTTATCTGAATCGGAAAAAGAGACCCTTTATTCTTCAATAAAATATAAAAAGTTAAAACGAAGACAATATCTTTTACAGGAAGGACAGATATGTACTTATGATTATTTTGTAATCAGTGGCTGTCTGCGACAATATGAAGTAAGCCGGAACGGCAGGGAAAACACAGTACAGTTTGCTTTTGAAAACTGGTGGATATCAGACTGGCACAGTATGATTCATTCTCAACCGTCCGTCTACAATATTGAAGCAATGGAAAATTCGGAAGTTTTTATGGTCGAAAAGGACGAGTTGGAAAAACTGTATGCAGCAATCCCACAGCTGGAAAGCTATTTCCGTAAAATACTCTTAAATGCCTTCATATCACTTCAAAAAAGAATATTATTTCAGCAAAAAACCGCAGAGGAAAGGTATTTGGAATTCATCAAATCGTATGGCTGGTTCGAACAGCGCCTCTCTCAGCAACACATTGCTTCATTTTTAGGAATTACCAGAGAGACTTTAAACCGCCTTAAAGGACAGCAACATAAAGATCATTAA
- the glsA gene encoding glutaminase A, producing the protein MKKNSFLFSAKGILIAGLLSLHTVMYAQKTTDLSTISEKTLSSILEKNRNYYTQGKVADYIPELGKMDAKAIAFSVVDKNGKVYSTGDVQKKFTMQSISKIIALMVAVNEKGEAHVFDKMGYFGSDRPFNHFANLETTGKPLNPMMNAGAILTTSLISGEGEKPFLKVLDMVRYITKNPTIEYSKSVYESEKSTGHRNRGMFYIMKNSGLISGNEDQLDNYFKQCSIELTAEDLAKIGYFFANQCVRFDGDTQYKNADIAKLIESQMLTAGMYEFSGEYSRTVGLPSKSGVGGGITVSVPGKMGIGVFSPALDQHGNSLAGYHIILDLAKQYNLSIF; encoded by the coding sequence ATGAAAAAAAATAGCTTTTTATTTTCCGCCAAAGGAATTCTTATCGCAGGACTTTTATCCTTACATACAGTAATGTATGCTCAGAAAACAACAGATCTCTCAACGATTTCAGAAAAAACACTAAGCAGCATTCTGGAAAAAAACAGAAATTATTACACCCAGGGTAAAGTAGCAGATTATATTCCTGAATTGGGTAAAATGGATGCCAAAGCTATTGCCTTTTCTGTAGTGGATAAAAACGGTAAAGTATACAGCACAGGCGATGTTCAAAAGAAATTTACCATGCAGAGTATTTCCAAGATTATTGCTTTAATGGTTGCCGTTAATGAAAAAGGAGAAGCCCATGTTTTCGATAAAATGGGGTATTTCGGATCCGATAGGCCTTTCAATCATTTTGCAAACCTTGAAACTACAGGAAAGCCGCTTAATCCAATGATGAATGCGGGAGCAATTCTTACGACTTCTCTAATCTCAGGAGAAGGTGAAAAACCTTTCCTTAAAGTCCTGGATATGGTAAGATATATTACCAAGAATCCAACCATTGAGTACAGCAAATCAGTCTATGAATCCGAAAAATCCACAGGACATCGTAACCGTGGTATGTTTTACATTATGAAAAACAGCGGATTGATCTCTGGAAATGAAGATCAGCTGGATAACTATTTCAAACAATGTTCTATTGAGCTTACTGCCGAAGATCTGGCAAAAATTGGTTATTTCTTTGCCAACCAGTGCGTACGTTTTGACGGAGATACTCAGTATAAAAATGCAGATATTGCAAAATTGATAGAATCCCAAATGCTGACTGCCGGAATGTATGAATTCAGTGGAGAATATTCCAGAACCGTAGGGTTACCAAGCAAATCCGGTGTAGGAGGCGGAATTACCGTAAGCGTTCCCGGAAAAATGGGTATTGGTGTATTCAGTCCCGCTTTGGATCAGCATGGAAATTCCCTGGCAGGTTATCACATTATTCTAGATCTGGCAAAACAATACAATCTGAGCATCTTTTAA
- a CDS encoding DoxX family protein — MDKKFKQWASSAHGEWGSLILRLTLGIVLFPHATQKLFGWFNGPGLLGEMQYMTTRVELPPLVAAVAIAVECAGTFFILFGFWTKLTSTALFFLFIGMIVVDHAPHGFFMNWFGKMPAGAEGFEYHLLVLGICLTLIIQGGGQYSMEKQFK, encoded by the coding sequence ATGGACAAAAAATTCAAACAGTGGGCATCATCTGCTCATGGAGAATGGGGCTCCCTGATTCTGCGCCTTACTTTAGGCATCGTATTGTTCCCACACGCTACTCAGAAATTATTTGGATGGTTTAATGGTCCTGGATTACTGGGTGAAATGCAGTATATGACAACCCGTGTAGAACTGCCACCACTCGTTGCTGCCGTAGCCATCGCAGTAGAATGTGCAGGAACGTTTTTCATCTTATTTGGATTTTGGACGAAACTCACCTCCACTGCACTCTTCTTCTTATTTATCGGAATGATCGTAGTAGATCATGCTCCTCATGGTTTCTTTATGAACTGGTTCGGGAAAATGCCGGCAGGAGCAGAAGGATTCGAATATCATTTATTGGTACTCGGCATCTGCCTCACGCTCATCATACAAGGAGGAGGTCAATATTCAATGGAAAAACAGTTTAAATAA